A genomic window from Vitis riparia cultivar Riparia Gloire de Montpellier isolate 1030 chromosome 18, EGFV_Vit.rip_1.0, whole genome shotgun sequence includes:
- the LOC117905323 gene encoding uncharacterized protein LOC117905323 isoform X1 → MLEAVESSVNGGFSQLQSCGDSSEEELSVLPRHTKVVVTGNNRTKSVLVGLQGVVKKAVGLGGWHWLVLTNGIEVKLQRNALSVIEAPTGNEEDDDLEFENMQWNGSDMASDDTQKSHRSRHRTHKSSGSSHKTMSRSLSCDSQSKGSISTPRGSTKVDLSKLEMAALWRYLRHFNLVDGIPNPSKEQLIDVVQRHFMTQQMDELQVIVGFVQAAKRLKTVCK, encoded by the exons ATGCTTGAGGCAGTGGAGAGTTCCGTCAATGGCGGATTTTCACAGTTGCAGAGCTGTGGTGACAGCAGCGAAGAAGAGCTCTCCGTTCTTCCTCGTCACACCAAGGTAGTCGTCACCGGCAATAACCGTACCAAATCTGTGCTTGTGGGCCTCCAGGGCGTGGTCAAGAAGGCTGTCGGCCTTGGTGGTTGGCATTGGCTG GTTCTTACAAATGGCATAGAAGTAAAGTTGCAGAGGAATGCTCTTAGTGTGATTGAAGCTCCTACTGGTAATGAGGAAGATGATGATCTTGAATTTGAGAACATGCAGTGGAATGGCTCTGATATGG CTTCTGATGACACTCAAAAGTCCCACAGATCCAGACATCGAACACACAAGTCTTCCGGGTCATCGCATAAGACCATGAGCAGGTCCCTTTCTTGTGACTCACAGTCTAAGGGATCTATTTCTACTCCAAGAGGGTCTACG AAGGTTGACTTGAGCAAGCTAGAGATGGCTGCATTATGGAGATATTTGCGACACTTCAACCTT GTGGATGGCATCCCCAACCCATCTAAGGAGCAATTAATTGATGTTGTTCAGAGGCATTTCATGACGCAG CAAATGGACGAGTTGCAGGTCATCGTGGGGTTTGTGCAGGCTGCAAAGAGACTGAAGACTGTCTGCAAATGA
- the LOC117905323 gene encoding uncharacterized protein LOC117905323 isoform X2, whose amino-acid sequence MLEAVESSVNGGFSQLQSCGDSSEEELSVLPRHTKVVVTGNNRTKSVLVGLQGVVKKAVGLGGWHWLVLTNGIEVKLQRNALSVIEAPTGNEEDDDLEFENMQWNGSDMASDDTQKSHRSRHRTHKSSGSSHKTMSRSLSCDSQSKGSISTPRGSTVDLSKLEMAALWRYLRHFNLVDGIPNPSKEQLIDVVQRHFMTQQMDELQVIVGFVQAAKRLKTVCK is encoded by the exons ATGCTTGAGGCAGTGGAGAGTTCCGTCAATGGCGGATTTTCACAGTTGCAGAGCTGTGGTGACAGCAGCGAAGAAGAGCTCTCCGTTCTTCCTCGTCACACCAAGGTAGTCGTCACCGGCAATAACCGTACCAAATCTGTGCTTGTGGGCCTCCAGGGCGTGGTCAAGAAGGCTGTCGGCCTTGGTGGTTGGCATTGGCTG GTTCTTACAAATGGCATAGAAGTAAAGTTGCAGAGGAATGCTCTTAGTGTGATTGAAGCTCCTACTGGTAATGAGGAAGATGATGATCTTGAATTTGAGAACATGCAGTGGAATGGCTCTGATATGG CTTCTGATGACACTCAAAAGTCCCACAGATCCAGACATCGAACACACAAGTCTTCCGGGTCATCGCATAAGACCATGAGCAGGTCCCTTTCTTGTGACTCACAGTCTAAGGGATCTATTTCTACTCCAAGAGGGTCTACG GTTGACTTGAGCAAGCTAGAGATGGCTGCATTATGGAGATATTTGCGACACTTCAACCTT GTGGATGGCATCCCCAACCCATCTAAGGAGCAATTAATTGATGTTGTTCAGAGGCATTTCATGACGCAG CAAATGGACGAGTTGCAGGTCATCGTGGGGTTTGTGCAGGCTGCAAAGAGACTGAAGACTGTCTGCAAATGA